The following are encoded together in the Paludisphaera mucosa genome:
- a CDS encoding tetratricopeptide repeat protein has translation MRGGGGFSPGPAARPSFNRTPSFTTPGNIQRPNYGGAPGGWQGQMRPSTPAQRPNFPVAQPQPPVNRPNLGAGVNRPGPNGPVGGGMRPPGVGPGPGNPGVRPPIAGPGPGPGGRPPGVGPGGRPPGVGPGGRPPGMVGPGPGGRPPGVGPGGRPPGWGPGTNPPMWGGRPGWNNHQAWVNGYWHGRNNNWNNWNNGGAFWTGLAVGGIAGWGLNSAIYNWGYRPYMNPYGMVASQPVIIQQPIVVAGAVQPVQVAEAQPTYDYSQPLQASTPDAATPDPALQTFEEARAAFKAGDYAAALQKTDEALKAMPNDAAAHEFRALCLFALQQYDQAAGVLYAVLSVGPGWDWTTLIGLYPNVDVYSSQLRKLEDYRSAHPESAPARFVLAYHYLTEGFNDEAIREFKEVAKLQPGDTLSKQIVASLTSGGDQAAPAAAADAGQGQAPPIATPDTPATPAADEPSLVGTWKAAPDGTTAIELTIQADGGFTWNVTQQGRAQPITGKYTYGGGVLTMARAGAENDAMVGRVTWKDASNFVFQALGGGAGDPGLTFSKSQ, from the coding sequence ATGCGCGGCGGCGGCGGATTCTCACCCGGCCCGGCGGCCCGGCCATCGTTCAACCGGACGCCGTCGTTCACGACCCCGGGGAACATCCAGCGGCCCAACTACGGCGGCGCGCCCGGCGGCTGGCAGGGCCAGATGCGGCCCTCCACGCCGGCCCAGCGGCCCAACTTCCCGGTCGCGCAACCCCAGCCGCCCGTGAACCGGCCCAACCTGGGGGCGGGCGTGAACCGACCGGGCCCCAACGGCCCCGTCGGCGGAGGCATGCGGCCCCCGGGCGTCGGCCCCGGCCCCGGCAATCCCGGCGTCCGCCCCCCCATCGCCGGCCCCGGCCCCGGGCCTGGCGGTCGGCCTCCCGGAGTGGGGCCCGGCGGTCGGCCTCCCGGAGTGGGGCCCGGCGGTCGGCCTCCCGGGATGGTGGGACCGGGCCCCGGCGGCCGTCCTCCCGGCGTCGGCCCTGGCGGCCGTCCTCCGGGATGGGGACCGGGGACGAATCCGCCGATGTGGGGCGGCCGGCCCGGCTGGAACAATCACCAGGCCTGGGTCAACGGCTACTGGCACGGCCGCAACAACAACTGGAACAATTGGAACAACGGCGGCGCCTTCTGGACCGGCCTGGCGGTCGGCGGGATCGCCGGCTGGGGGCTCAACTCGGCCATCTACAACTGGGGGTACCGGCCGTACATGAACCCCTACGGGATGGTCGCCAGCCAGCCGGTGATCATCCAGCAGCCCATCGTCGTGGCCGGGGCCGTCCAGCCCGTGCAGGTGGCCGAGGCCCAGCCGACCTACGACTATTCGCAGCCCTTGCAGGCGTCGACCCCCGACGCCGCCACCCCCGACCCGGCCCTCCAGACGTTCGAGGAGGCCCGCGCCGCGTTCAAGGCCGGCGACTACGCCGCCGCGCTGCAGAAGACCGACGAGGCCCTCAAGGCCATGCCCAACGACGCCGCCGCGCACGAGTTCCGCGCGCTCTGCCTGTTCGCGCTCCAGCAGTACGACCAGGCGGCGGGCGTGCTCTACGCGGTGCTCTCGGTGGGCCCGGGATGGGACTGGACGACCCTGATCGGCCTCTATCCCAACGTCGACGTCTATTCGTCGCAGCTCCGGAAGCTCGAAGATTACCGCTCGGCGCACCCCGAGTCGGCCCCCGCCCGCTTCGTGCTGGCCTACCACTACCTGACCGAGGGCTTCAACGACGAGGCGATCCGCGAGTTCAAAGAGGTCGCCAAGCTCCAGCCCGGCGACACCCTGTCCAAGCAGATCGTCGCCAGCCTGACCAGCGGCGGCGACCAGGCCGCCCCGGCCGCGGCGGCCGACGCCGGCCAGGGGCAAGCTCCGCCCATCGCCACGCCCGACACCCCGGCGACGCCCGCCGCCGACGAGCCCAGCCTGGTCGGGACGTGGAAGGCGGCGCCCGACGGCACGACCGCCATCGAGCTGACCATCCAGGCCGACGGCGGCTTCACCTGGAACGTCACCCAGCAGGGCCGCGCCCAGCCGATCACCGGCAAGTACACCTACGGCGGCGGCGTCCTGACCATGGCCCGAGCCGGGGCCGAGAACGACGCCATGGTCGGCCGGGTGACCTGGAAGGACGCGTCGAACTTCGTCTTCCAGGCCCTCGGCGGCGGGGCCGGCGACCCCGGCCTGACCTTCAGCAAGAGCCAGTAA
- a CDS encoding YybH family protein, giving the protein MSKSRASLLLLLGTIPFAAGRSLAEEPPAAATGGADRAAIEAVVADFVRAFDAGDAKAVAALFTEAARIETEGSPPVQGRAAIEKLFADRFAAGPGQTIVLKMDSLRMLGADAAIEEGSAAITTPSDLGESAEVTRYKYAAAYVRKDGRWLQDCIHDYPSNDPDADKAPRERLEELAWLIGEWIDEDDDAEVRTTGAWSEDGAFLIRKYRVKIEGEVVMSGVQRIGWDPRQKQFRSWTFDSEGGFSEGLWSREGQAADRWVVKATGVLKDGRAVSATNVLARLGRDVLSWTSVDRTLGGAALPDAEAITLVRKPPAPRSVTTSPKPSEPAGTQP; this is encoded by the coding sequence ATGTCGAAATCCAGGGCGTCGCTGCTCCTTCTGCTGGGGACGATCCCCTTCGCCGCCGGCCGGTCCCTCGCGGAGGAGCCGCCGGCCGCCGCGACCGGCGGGGCCGACCGCGCCGCGATCGAGGCCGTCGTGGCCGACTTCGTCCGGGCCTTCGACGCCGGCGACGCCAAGGCGGTCGCCGCCCTCTTCACCGAGGCCGCCCGCATCGAGACCGAGGGCTCGCCGCCCGTCCAGGGCCGCGCCGCGATCGAGAAGCTCTTCGCCGACCGCTTCGCGGCCGGGCCGGGCCAGACGATCGTCCTCAAGATGGACTCCCTGCGCATGCTCGGCGCCGACGCGGCGATCGAGGAAGGGTCGGCCGCGATCACGACCCCCTCCGACTTGGGCGAGTCGGCCGAGGTCACGCGTTACAAGTACGCCGCCGCCTACGTCCGCAAGGACGGCCGCTGGCTCCAGGACTGCATCCACGACTACCCCTCGAACGATCCCGACGCCGACAAGGCCCCCCGCGAACGGCTCGAAGAGCTGGCCTGGCTGATCGGCGAGTGGATCGACGAGGACGACGACGCCGAGGTCCGCACCACGGGCGCCTGGTCCGAGGACGGCGCCTTCCTGATCCGCAAGTACCGCGTCAAGATCGAGGGCGAGGTCGTGATGTCGGGCGTCCAGCGCATCGGCTGGGACCCCCGGCAGAAGCAGTTCCGGTCCTGGACGTTCGACTCCGAGGGCGGATTCTCCGAGGGCCTCTGGTCGCGCGAGGGCCAGGCCGCCGATCGCTGGGTCGTCAAGGCGACGGGCGTCCTCAAGGACGGCCGGGCGGTCTCGGCCACGAACGTCCTGGCGCGTCTCGGCCGCGACGTCCTGAGCTGGACGTCGGTCGACCGGACGCTCGGCGGCGCCGCCCTGCCCGACGCCGAGGCCATCACGCTCGTCCGCAAGCCGCCCGCGCCGCGATCCGTCACGACCTCTCCCAAGCCGTCCGAACCCGCCGGGACCCAGCCATGA
- a CDS encoding TerC family protein, which produces MVVDFAFVIAILKIILFDLVLSGDNAVVIGLAAHRLPPKQRKQAMIWGCGLAIVMRIGLTLIVSTLLFIPGLRFIGAVLLAWIACKLMQEEAQAAADPTVAPTSLLKAVQRIAMADFIMSLDNVLAIASAAQSWSQIVLGLVLSIMMLLFLSAIITEIMSRYRWIAYAGAALLAWTAADMMAHDLHEFFHAGYVAGWPEFPQWGVWALRIGLVTLCLTINWWLPGSARPAAYSHESEPEPAAETAAGPAPVESPVERVVES; this is translated from the coding sequence ATGGTTGTCGATTTCGCGTTCGTGATCGCGATCCTGAAGATCATCCTCTTCGACCTCGTCCTCTCGGGCGACAACGCGGTCGTGATCGGCCTGGCGGCGCACCGGCTCCCCCCCAAGCAGCGGAAGCAGGCGATGATCTGGGGCTGCGGCCTCGCCATCGTCATGCGGATCGGCCTGACGCTGATCGTCTCGACCCTGCTGTTCATCCCCGGCCTGCGGTTCATCGGGGCCGTCCTGCTCGCCTGGATCGCCTGCAAGCTGATGCAGGAGGAGGCGCAGGCGGCCGCCGACCCGACCGTCGCCCCGACCTCGCTGCTGAAGGCCGTCCAGCGGATCGCCATGGCCGACTTCATCATGAGCCTGGACAACGTCCTGGCCATCGCCAGCGCCGCGCAGTCGTGGTCGCAGATCGTCCTGGGCCTGGTCCTCTCGATCATGATGCTGCTCTTCCTGAGCGCGATCATCACCGAGATCATGAGCCGGTATCGCTGGATCGCCTACGCCGGCGCGGCGCTGCTGGCCTGGACGGCCGCCGACATGATGGCGCACGACCTCCACGAGTTCTTCCACGCCGGCTACGTCGCCGGCTGGCCCGAGTTCCCCCAGTGGGGCGTCTGGGCGCTGCGGATCGGCCTGGTGACCCTCTGCCTCACCATCAACTGGTGGCTGCCCGGCTCCGCCCGACCGGCCGCCTACAGCCATGAGTCCGAGCCCGAGCCTGCGGCCGAAACCGCGGCCGGGCCGGCCCCCGTCGAGTCGCCGGTGGAGCGGGTCGTCGAATCCTGA
- a CDS encoding glycoside hydrolase family 27 protein produces the protein MRFRRSIAWLPVLASLAPPAATPARAERPPAERPYLGWSSWSLQATESPGYGKAFLTAENVKRQSDAMAARLQAHGFLRINVDSGWRGGWDEHGRPTPDLERFPQGVRDVADHVHAHGQKFGIYYVPGVDDDLLALDPPILGTSYTVRQIVHTPRRLAHAWKGGHAIDFAKPGAKEYVRSIADRFAAWGVDFLKFDGVTPGSDVDDPSIDARDDVAAWSESLLATGRPIWLTVSWKLDMRHADFWRGRADAVRVTQDVESYDALLTHWRPQILRAFPAARDFGPTSGRGKGWNDLDSLLVGNGAMSGLTPDERRSAMTLWAVACSPLYAGDDLTKLDDLGLELLTNDEVIAVQQAGFPAALIRDDGRGGQVWSSANAGGKVVALFNLAEERRTISIPLSGLGLPSSVAARDLWARRDLPAASDRVEADLAPHACRLLRLAPEPPR, from the coding sequence ATGCGTTTTCGTCGATCGATCGCATGGCTGCCGGTCCTGGCGAGCCTCGCGCCGCCGGCGGCGACCCCGGCGCGGGCCGAGCGTCCCCCCGCGGAGCGGCCCTACCTCGGCTGGAGCAGCTGGAGCCTCCAGGCGACGGAGTCCCCCGGTTACGGCAAGGCCTTCCTGACGGCCGAGAACGTCAAGCGGCAGTCCGACGCGATGGCGGCCCGACTCCAGGCGCACGGCTTCCTCCGCATCAACGTCGATTCCGGCTGGCGCGGCGGCTGGGACGAGCACGGCCGGCCGACCCCCGACCTGGAGCGGTTCCCGCAGGGCGTCCGCGACGTCGCCGACCACGTCCATGCGCACGGCCAGAAGTTCGGGATCTATTACGTGCCGGGCGTCGACGACGACCTCCTCGCGCTCGACCCGCCGATCCTCGGGACCTCGTACACCGTCAGGCAGATCGTGCACACCCCCCGGCGGCTCGCCCACGCCTGGAAGGGGGGCCACGCCATCGACTTCGCGAAGCCGGGCGCGAAGGAGTACGTCCGGTCGATCGCCGACCGCTTCGCCGCCTGGGGCGTCGATTTCCTCAAGTTCGACGGGGTCACGCCGGGCAGCGACGTCGACGACCCCTCGATCGACGCCCGCGACGACGTCGCCGCCTGGTCCGAGTCCCTCCTCGCGACCGGCCGGCCGATCTGGCTCACCGTCTCGTGGAAGCTCGACATGCGTCACGCCGACTTCTGGCGGGGCCGCGCCGACGCCGTGCGCGTGACCCAGGACGTCGAGTCGTACGACGCGCTCTTGACGCACTGGCGGCCCCAGATCCTCCGCGCCTTCCCCGCCGCCCGCGACTTCGGGCCGACCTCGGGCCGGGGCAAGGGCTGGAACGACCTCGACTCGCTCCTGGTCGGCAACGGCGCGATGAGCGGCCTGACCCCGGACGAGCGCCGCAGCGCGATGACGCTCTGGGCGGTCGCCTGCTCGCCCCTCTACGCGGGCGACGACCTCACGAAGCTGGACGACCTGGGCCTGGAGCTGCTGACCAACGACGAGGTGATCGCCGTGCAGCAGGCGGGCTTCCCCGCCGCCCTGATCCGCGACGACGGCCGCGGCGGCCAGGTCTGGTCCTCCGCGAACGCCGGGGGCAAGGTCGTCGCCCTCTTCAACCTCGCGGAAGAGCGCCGGACCATCTCGATCCCCCTTAGCGGCCTCGGCCTGCCGAGCTCGGTCGCCGCCCGCGACCTCTGGGCGCGTCGCGACCTGCCCGCGGCGTCCGATCGCGTCGAGGCCGACCTCGCCCCCCACGCCTGCCGGCTGCTCCGCCTGGCGCCCGAACCGCCGCGATGA
- the thpR gene encoding RNA 2',3'-cyclic phosphodiesterase — MAQTTRTFLAIDVPSAVADRMSKLQRKLAPLAPGFNWVDATPFHMTLAFLGDVPFPELNEVCEAAAKAARGSRRFEVQIAGLGAFPRPDRPRVAWAGFAGPGLEPLAALQKAVVANLRRIGRQPEDTRFTPHVTLGRLKAGRGKAPAAAPDLTALIEQHREWTAGAFTVGEVVAYSSTLTPEGPTYAALARAPLASAKARTDT, encoded by the coding sequence ATGGCCCAGACGACCCGGACGTTCCTCGCCATCGACGTGCCCTCGGCGGTCGCCGACCGGATGAGCAAGCTTCAGAGGAAGCTCGCGCCCCTCGCCCCCGGGTTCAACTGGGTCGACGCGACGCCGTTCCACATGACGCTCGCCTTCCTCGGCGACGTCCCCTTCCCCGAGCTGAACGAGGTCTGCGAGGCCGCCGCCAAGGCCGCCCGCGGCTCGCGGCGTTTCGAGGTGCAGATCGCCGGCCTGGGCGCGTTCCCCCGGCCCGACCGCCCCCGCGTGGCCTGGGCGGGGTTCGCCGGCCCCGGCCTCGAACCGCTCGCCGCGCTGCAGAAGGCCGTCGTCGCCAACCTGCGGCGGATCGGCCGCCAGCCCGAGGACACGCGGTTCACCCCCCACGTCACCCTCGGCCGCCTCAAGGCCGGCCGCGGCAAGGCCCCCGCGGCCGCCCCGGACCTCACCGCGCTGATCGAGCAGCACCGCGAATGGACCGCCGGCGCGTTCACCGTCGGCGAGGTCGTCGCCTACTCCTCCACCCTGACCCCCGAGGGCCCCACCTACGCCGCCCTCGCCCGCGCCCCCCTGGCCTCCGCAAAGGCCCGGACGGATACTTGA
- the recA gene encoding recombinase RecA → MAKRQVATETKAAPISAETKALNTTISQIEKTFGAGSIMKLGEGSHLEVEGISTGALSLDLALGGKGLPRGRIIELFGPESSGKTTIALQAIANAQKMGGVAAFIDAEHALDPSWCKRIGVDIESLLVSQPGSAEEALQIAEMLVLSNAVDIVVVDSVAALVPKAEIEGEIGDSHVGLQARLMSQALRKLTGGVSRSKCVLVFINQIREKIGVMFGSPETTPGGRALKFYSSCRVDVRRIGPVKDGEEITGSRVKVKIVKNKVAPPFRTCEFDMMYTSGISREGDVLDMALADKLVEKSGSWFNYGDLRLGQGREKVKDYLRENVALADEIAAKVMASRMGALAAKSGNGPVAHHDDDDDEPPDED, encoded by the coding sequence GTGGCGAAGCGACAGGTTGCAACCGAAACGAAGGCGGCGCCCATATCCGCCGAGACGAAGGCCCTGAACACGACGATCAGCCAGATCGAGAAGACGTTCGGCGCCGGCTCGATCATGAAGCTCGGCGAGGGGAGCCACCTCGAGGTCGAGGGGATCTCCACGGGGGCCCTGTCGCTCGACCTGGCGCTGGGGGGCAAGGGCCTGCCGCGGGGCCGGATCATCGAGCTGTTCGGGCCCGAGTCCAGCGGCAAGACGACGATCGCGCTGCAGGCGATCGCCAACGCCCAGAAGATGGGCGGCGTGGCCGCGTTCATCGACGCCGAGCACGCGCTCGACCCCTCGTGGTGCAAGCGGATCGGCGTCGACATCGAGTCGCTGCTGGTCAGCCAGCCCGGGAGCGCCGAGGAGGCCCTCCAGATCGCCGAGATGCTCGTGCTGTCGAACGCGGTGGACATCGTGGTCGTCGACTCGGTCGCCGCCCTGGTCCCGAAGGCCGAGATCGAGGGCGAGATCGGCGACAGCCACGTCGGCCTGCAGGCCCGGCTGATGAGCCAGGCCCTGCGCAAGCTGACGGGCGGCGTGTCGCGGTCGAAGTGCGTGCTGGTCTTCATCAACCAGATCCGCGAGAAGATCGGCGTGATGTTCGGCAGCCCCGAGACCACCCCCGGCGGCCGCGCCCTGAAGTTCTACAGCTCGTGCCGCGTCGACGTCCGCCGCATCGGGCCGGTCAAGGACGGCGAGGAGATCACCGGCTCGCGGGTGAAGGTCAAGATCGTCAAGAACAAGGTCGCCCCGCCGTTCCGGACGTGCGAGTTCGACATGATGTACACCAGCGGCATCTCGCGCGAGGGCGACGTCCTCGACATGGCGCTGGCCGACAAGCTCGTCGAGAAGTCGGGATCCTGGTTCAACTACGGCGACCTGCGCCTGGGCCAGGGCCGCGAGAAGGTCAAGGACTACCTCCGCGAGAACGTCGCCCTCGCCGACGAGATCGCCGCCAAGGTCATGGCCAGCCGCATGGGCGCCCTCGCCGCCAAGTCCGGCAACGGCCCGGTCGCCCACCACGACGATGACGACGACGAGCCGCCGGACGAGGATTGA
- a CDS encoding arylsulfatase codes for MIVLDDLGFSDLGCYGGEIRTPNIDRLAADGLRFTRFYNASRCCPTRASLLTGLYPHQVGLARNGRDLTRDGATIAELLHAAGYQTAMAGKWHLSETAPLGGRADGREHLAWLNHQADFDRPFADVRSYPIHRGFERHYGTIWGVSNYFDPFSLVDGAEPVRAVPDGFYLTDAITAKSVEYIQAMAHDDRPFFLYVAHCAPHWPLHARPEDVDRYRETYRGGWRALRESRYRRQVAMGLFDAATHPLPPLSGSGPDWDALDDGRREHESSLMAVHAAMVDRVDQGVGSILKALEAAGRSEDTIVVVLADNGASPERYLDPGFDRASQTRDGRPIQYAGRFEPGPETTWGYIGAPWASALNTPYRYWKADSFEGGCHTPMIVHWPRGLKAPHGTTTAQVGHVIDLMPTCLELAGVAYPNQFDGHDLKPLEGESLAPALRGRPREGPRTLFFEHEGARAVLAGDWKSVALPRGEWELYHVADDATETRDLALREPRRVAELARMWRAWAERVGAVDRP; via the coding sequence ATGATCGTGCTCGACGACCTGGGGTTCAGCGACCTCGGCTGTTACGGCGGCGAGATCCGCACGCCCAACATCGACCGCCTCGCGGCCGACGGCCTCCGGTTCACGCGGTTCTACAACGCGTCGCGCTGCTGCCCGACGCGGGCTTCGCTGCTGACGGGGCTTTATCCGCACCAGGTCGGGCTGGCCCGCAACGGCCGCGACCTGACTCGCGACGGGGCCACGATCGCCGAGCTGCTCCACGCTGCCGGCTACCAGACGGCGATGGCGGGCAAGTGGCACCTCTCGGAGACGGCCCCGCTCGGGGGCCGGGCCGACGGCCGCGAGCACCTCGCCTGGCTCAACCACCAGGCGGATTTCGACCGGCCCTTCGCCGACGTCCGCTCCTACCCGATCCACCGGGGCTTCGAGCGGCATTACGGGACGATCTGGGGCGTGTCGAACTACTTCGACCCCTTCTCGCTGGTCGACGGCGCCGAGCCGGTCCGGGCCGTGCCCGACGGATTTTACCTGACCGACGCGATCACCGCGAAATCGGTCGAGTACATCCAGGCGATGGCGCACGACGACCGGCCGTTCTTCCTCTACGTCGCCCACTGCGCCCCCCACTGGCCCCTGCACGCCCGTCCCGAGGACGTCGACCGCTACCGCGAGACCTACCGCGGCGGCTGGCGGGCGCTCCGCGAGTCGCGCTATCGCCGGCAGGTCGCGATGGGCCTGTTCGACGCCGCGACGCACCCCCTTCCGCCGCTGAGCGGAAGCGGCCCGGATTGGGACGCCCTCGACGACGGCCGGCGCGAGCACGAGTCGTCGTTGATGGCGGTCCACGCCGCGATGGTCGACCGGGTCGACCAGGGCGTCGGGTCCATCCTCAAGGCGCTCGAAGCCGCCGGCCGTTCCGAGGACACGATCGTCGTGGTGCTCGCCGACAACGGGGCCTCCCCCGAGCGCTATCTCGACCCCGGCTTCGACCGCGCCTCGCAGACCCGCGACGGCCGGCCCATCCAGTACGCCGGCCGCTTCGAGCCCGGGCCCGAGACCACCTGGGGCTACATCGGGGCCCCCTGGGCCAGCGCGTTGAACACGCCCTACCGCTACTGGAAGGCCGATTCCTTCGAAGGCGGCTGCCACACGCCGATGATCGTGCACTGGCCGCGCGGTCTGAAGGCCCCTCACGGGACGACCACCGCACAGGTCGGCCACGTGATCGACCTGATGCCGACCTGCCTGGAGCTTGCCGGGGTGGCTTATCCGAACCAGTTCGACGGCCACGACCTCAAGCCGCTCGAAGGCGAGAGCCTGGCGCCGGCCCTCCGCGGCCGACCGCGCGAGGGCCCGCGGACGCTCTTCTTCGAGCACGAAGGCGCGCGGGCCGTTCTGGCCGGCGACTGGAAATCGGTGGCCCTTCCCCGCGGGGAGTGGGAGCTTTACCACGTCGCCGACGACGCCACCGAGACCCGCGACCTGGCCCTCCGCGAGCCCCGGCGCGTCGCGGAACTCGCCCGGATGTGGCGGGCCTGGGCCGAGCGCGTCGGCGCGGTCGATCGACCCTGA
- the aroC gene encoding chorismate synthase produces MLRTLTAGESHGSALTAIVEGIPAGVTLDRAFIDRELERRQGGYGRGKRQKLETDRIFIDSGTFKGVSTGAPITLRLINNDAKLERLSEPAAPRGGHVDLAGSISYQTGIRQVLERASARETAVRVAAGALARLVLREVGITVFGYVAELGGIAAPPLSRDVAVRDASPVYTLNPEADAAIVAAIDAAREAGDTLGGVVETIVTGCPIGLGSHVQPDRRLDARLACAVMGVQAIKGVEIGLGFEAARRPGSKVMDPIRYEPEHDADDRRYGFRRPSNNAGGIEGGTSNGEPIVVRAAKKPISTLASRGPSINMATKAESPATYERSDVCAVPAASVIVENVVGFEIAAALLERFDGSSLDSLRATMAAVHALNREKLDHWAERP; encoded by the coding sequence ATGCTCCGCACCCTGACCGCCGGTGAATCGCACGGATCGGCCCTGACCGCGATCGTCGAGGGGATCCCCGCCGGCGTGACGCTCGACAGGGCGTTCATCGACCGCGAGCTGGAGCGGCGGCAGGGGGGGTACGGCCGCGGCAAGCGGCAGAAGCTGGAGACCGACCGGATCTTCATCGACTCCGGCACCTTCAAGGGCGTCAGCACCGGCGCGCCGATCACGCTCCGGCTCATCAACAACGACGCCAAGCTCGAACGCCTGTCCGAGCCCGCCGCCCCGCGCGGGGGGCACGTCGACCTGGCCGGCTCGATCAGCTACCAGACGGGCATCCGCCAGGTCCTCGAACGCGCGAGCGCCCGCGAGACCGCCGTGCGGGTGGCCGCCGGCGCGCTCGCCCGGCTGGTCCTGCGCGAGGTCGGGATCACCGTCTTCGGCTACGTCGCCGAGCTGGGCGGGATCGCCGCGCCGCCGTTGAGCCGGGACGTCGCCGTCCGCGACGCCAGCCCGGTCTACACCCTCAACCCCGAGGCCGACGCCGCCATCGTCGCGGCCATCGACGCCGCCCGCGAGGCCGGCGACACGCTCGGCGGCGTGGTCGAGACGATCGTCACGGGCTGCCCGATCGGCCTGGGGAGCCACGTCCAGCCCGACCGCCGGCTCGACGCCCGACTCGCCTGCGCGGTGATGGGCGTCCAGGCGATCAAGGGGGTTGAGATCGGCCTGGGCTTCGAAGCCGCCCGCCGGCCCGGCTCGAAGGTCATGGACCCGATCCGCTACGAGCCCGAGCACGACGCCGACGACCGCCGCTACGGCTTCCGCCGCCCCAGCAACAACGCCGGCGGCATCGAGGGGGGGACGTCCAACGGCGAGCCGATCGTCGTCCGCGCGGCGAAGAAGCCGATCAGCACGCTGGCCAGCCGGGGGCCGTCGATCAACATGGCCACCAAGGCCGAGTCGCCGGCCACGTACGAACGTTCCGACGTCTGCGCCGTGCCGGCGGCCAGCGTGATCGTCGAGAACGTCGTCGGCTTCGAGATCGCCGCCGCCCTGCTCGAACGCTTCGACGGCTCCAGCCTCGACTCGCTGAGGGCGACGATGGCGGCCGTCCACGCCCTGAACCGCGAGAAGCTGGACCACTGGGCCGAGCGCCCGTAA